From one Lineus longissimus chromosome 3, tnLinLong1.2, whole genome shotgun sequence genomic stretch:
- the LOC135485517 gene encoding WD repeat-containing protein 20-like isoform X1: MAAQGEGGGKDEIKTQFITREGTYKLMTLSEYSRPNRVAYNGQANTPVKVSFIYLNDPSSGQSGDRICFNVGRELYFYAYKGVRKAADLTKPIDKRVYKGTFPTCHDFNRLTASVDSVMLLVGFTAGQVQLIDPIKKELSKLYNEERLIDKTKVTCIKWIPGSPNQFLVSHSSGQMYVYNEELPCGATPPHYQSFKSGEGFSVHTCKTKSTRNPLYRWVVGEGAINEFAFSPCSKYLAVVSQDGYLRIYNYNTMEVMGVMKSYFGGLLCVCWSPDGKYIVTGGEDDLVTVWSLAEKRVICRGQGHKSWVNAVTFDPFTTSVNDCDGNDFSGSDEEFNNPSRNSRDSIRDSVKSGNSSGKPANSNRNSLDAKSLTATTCLYSYRFGSIGQDTVMCLWDLTEDILRQPFGSARSRTSVILPSNAMSLPARCNSLPHSHLNSIPKEPSLPDGNAHHNTSNATSLTQKFATLAIGDRKDREEKKEHKRNFSLASKSSDKTPLLKANHVKPVDESMKILGTHACPRLDEVPLLEPLVCKKIAHERLTALVFREECLVTACQEGFVCTWARPGKVGLTQQHSSVTPQSSTGGTVV; encoded by the exons atggcggcaCAGGGAGAGGGTGGAGGGAAGGACGAGATAAAAACACAGTTTATAACCCGAGAGGGGACATATAAACTGATGACTCTGTCCGAATATTCAAGGCCAAATAGGGTAGCATACAATGGCCAGGCAAACACGCCGGTCAAAGTCTCGTTTATTTACCTAAACGACCCCAGTTCGGGGCAGTCTGGAGATCGAATATGCTTCAATGTAGGAAGGGAGCTTTACTTCTACGCATACAAGGGGGTGAGGAAG GCTGCTGATCTCACAAAGCCCATCGATAAAAGAGTGTACAAGGGAACGTTCCCGACCTGCCATGACTTCAACCGGCTGACAGCATCCGTCGACAGCGTGATGCTGCTTGTCGGCTTCACAGCAGGCCAAGTTCAGCTGATAGACCCGATCAAAAAGGAGCTTAGTAAATTATATAATGAAGAG AGATTAATAGACAAGACAAAGGTGACGTGTATCAAATGGATACCCGGATCTCCGAATCAGTTTTTAGTGTCACATTCTAGTGGACAGATGTATGTATATAATGAAGAACTGCCATGCGGTGCAACGCCGCCCCATTACCAGTCATTCAAGTCGGGCGAGGGATTTTCTGTACATACATGCAAAACAAAAAGTACGAGGAATCCGCTGTATCGATGGGTAGTAGGCGAAGGTGCAATCAATGAATTTGCCTTCTCACCGTGTTCGAAATACCTGGCTGTCGTGAGCCAGGATGGCTATCTTAGAATTTATAATTATAATACTATGGAAGTGATGGGGGTTATGAAAAGTTATTTCGGTGGTTTACTGTGTGTCTGTTGGTCTCCTGATGGGAAATATATAGTGACTGGGGGTGAGGATGACTTGGTGACTGTGTGGTCTCTAGCAGAAAAACGGGTGATATGTCGAGGTCAGGGTCATAAATCTTGGGTGAATGCAGTGACTTTTGATCCTTTCACAACTAGTGTCAACGACTGTGATGGCAATGACTTTAGCGGCAGCGACGAGGAGTTTAACAATCCGTCTCGGAATTCGCGGGACTCGATACGGGACTCTGTCAAGTCAGGCAACAGTTCAGGAAAGCCTGCAAATTCAAATCGGAACTCATTAGATGCTAAGTCACTGACCGCAACAACATGTTTGTATTCGTATCGTTTTGGTTCAATAGGACAGGACACTGTCATGTGCTTGTGGGACTTGACGGAAGACATTTTGCGTCAACCGTTTGGATCTGCTAGATCACGGACAAGTGTGATATTGCCGTCCAATGCAATGAGTCTGCCGGCTAGGTGTAATAGTTTACCACATTCTCACTTGAATTCAATACCAAAAGAGCCATCGTTACCGGACGGTAATGCGCACCATAACACATCGAATGCAACCAGTCTGACTCAAAAGTTTGCCACTCTTGCAATCGGTGATCGCAAAGACCGCGAGGAGAAAAAAGAACACAAAAGAAACTTTAGCTTGGCGAGTAAAAGTAGTGACAAAACACCGCTGCTGAAAGCAAATCATGTCAAACCAGTAGACGAGTCCATGAAGATACTGGGGACGCATGCTTGCCCACGGTTAGATGAAGTGCCATTATTAGAGCCTTTGGTTTGTAAAAAGATTGCTCATGAACGACTGACTGCTCTTGTGTTTCGGGAGGAATGCCTGGTGACGGCGTGTCAGGAGGGATTTGTATGCACTTGGGCAAGACCAGGAAAAGTG GGATTAACGCAACAACATTCTTCAGTCACGCCTCAGTCCTCCACTGGTGGAACAGTTGTATAG
- the LOC135485517 gene encoding WD repeat-containing protein 20-like isoform X2, producing the protein MAAQGEGGGKDEIKTQFITREGTYKLMTLSEYSRPNRVAYNGQANTPVKVSFIYLNDPSSGQSGDRICFNVGRELYFYAYKGAADLTKPIDKRVYKGTFPTCHDFNRLTASVDSVMLLVGFTAGQVQLIDPIKKELSKLYNEERLIDKTKVTCIKWIPGSPNQFLVSHSSGQMYVYNEELPCGATPPHYQSFKSGEGFSVHTCKTKSTRNPLYRWVVGEGAINEFAFSPCSKYLAVVSQDGYLRIYNYNTMEVMGVMKSYFGGLLCVCWSPDGKYIVTGGEDDLVTVWSLAEKRVICRGQGHKSWVNAVTFDPFTTSVNDCDGNDFSGSDEEFNNPSRNSRDSIRDSVKSGNSSGKPANSNRNSLDAKSLTATTCLYSYRFGSIGQDTVMCLWDLTEDILRQPFGSARSRTSVILPSNAMSLPARCNSLPHSHLNSIPKEPSLPDGNAHHNTSNATSLTQKFATLAIGDRKDREEKKEHKRNFSLASKSSDKTPLLKANHVKPVDESMKILGTHACPRLDEVPLLEPLVCKKIAHERLTALVFREECLVTACQEGFVCTWARPGKVGLTQQHSSVTPQSSTGGTVV; encoded by the exons atggcggcaCAGGGAGAGGGTGGAGGGAAGGACGAGATAAAAACACAGTTTATAACCCGAGAGGGGACATATAAACTGATGACTCTGTCCGAATATTCAAGGCCAAATAGGGTAGCATACAATGGCCAGGCAAACACGCCGGTCAAAGTCTCGTTTATTTACCTAAACGACCCCAGTTCGGGGCAGTCTGGAGATCGAATATGCTTCAATGTAGGAAGGGAGCTTTACTTCTACGCATACAAGGGG GCTGCTGATCTCACAAAGCCCATCGATAAAAGAGTGTACAAGGGAACGTTCCCGACCTGCCATGACTTCAACCGGCTGACAGCATCCGTCGACAGCGTGATGCTGCTTGTCGGCTTCACAGCAGGCCAAGTTCAGCTGATAGACCCGATCAAAAAGGAGCTTAGTAAATTATATAATGAAGAG AGATTAATAGACAAGACAAAGGTGACGTGTATCAAATGGATACCCGGATCTCCGAATCAGTTTTTAGTGTCACATTCTAGTGGACAGATGTATGTATATAATGAAGAACTGCCATGCGGTGCAACGCCGCCCCATTACCAGTCATTCAAGTCGGGCGAGGGATTTTCTGTACATACATGCAAAACAAAAAGTACGAGGAATCCGCTGTATCGATGGGTAGTAGGCGAAGGTGCAATCAATGAATTTGCCTTCTCACCGTGTTCGAAATACCTGGCTGTCGTGAGCCAGGATGGCTATCTTAGAATTTATAATTATAATACTATGGAAGTGATGGGGGTTATGAAAAGTTATTTCGGTGGTTTACTGTGTGTCTGTTGGTCTCCTGATGGGAAATATATAGTGACTGGGGGTGAGGATGACTTGGTGACTGTGTGGTCTCTAGCAGAAAAACGGGTGATATGTCGAGGTCAGGGTCATAAATCTTGGGTGAATGCAGTGACTTTTGATCCTTTCACAACTAGTGTCAACGACTGTGATGGCAATGACTTTAGCGGCAGCGACGAGGAGTTTAACAATCCGTCTCGGAATTCGCGGGACTCGATACGGGACTCTGTCAAGTCAGGCAACAGTTCAGGAAAGCCTGCAAATTCAAATCGGAACTCATTAGATGCTAAGTCACTGACCGCAACAACATGTTTGTATTCGTATCGTTTTGGTTCAATAGGACAGGACACTGTCATGTGCTTGTGGGACTTGACGGAAGACATTTTGCGTCAACCGTTTGGATCTGCTAGATCACGGACAAGTGTGATATTGCCGTCCAATGCAATGAGTCTGCCGGCTAGGTGTAATAGTTTACCACATTCTCACTTGAATTCAATACCAAAAGAGCCATCGTTACCGGACGGTAATGCGCACCATAACACATCGAATGCAACCAGTCTGACTCAAAAGTTTGCCACTCTTGCAATCGGTGATCGCAAAGACCGCGAGGAGAAAAAAGAACACAAAAGAAACTTTAGCTTGGCGAGTAAAAGTAGTGACAAAACACCGCTGCTGAAAGCAAATCATGTCAAACCAGTAGACGAGTCCATGAAGATACTGGGGACGCATGCTTGCCCACGGTTAGATGAAGTGCCATTATTAGAGCCTTTGGTTTGTAAAAAGATTGCTCATGAACGACTGACTGCTCTTGTGTTTCGGGAGGAATGCCTGGTGACGGCGTGTCAGGAGGGATTTGTATGCACTTGGGCAAGACCAGGAAAAGTG GGATTAACGCAACAACATTCTTCAGTCACGCCTCAGTCCTCCACTGGTGGAACAGTTGTATAG